The Pogona vitticeps strain Pit_001003342236 chromosome 6, PviZW2.1, whole genome shotgun sequence genome contains a region encoding:
- the LOC110082588 gene encoding cytochrome P450 2C11, translating into MDLLGGTTILLIICLTLLVTWKKSAAKKKNLPPGPTPLPFLGNVLQVISNNLPERLRKMSEIYGPVFTLYFGTEPTVIVWGYDLVKKVLLDNGDDFLDRGTLPSTDKISNGLGVLVSNGERWLQIRRFSLTTLRNFGMGKKSIEEHIQEEAEYLMKALRATKGRPFNPTTLCSSATCNIISHILFADRFDYQDEDYIQILRLLTDAFVLDSSYGGQLYYLIPKLMDFLPGPHKTLYKNVSHIEIFIARKIEEHEKTLDPSSVPRDFVDSFLLKMEQEKNNPKTEFTRENLMITIADLFSAGTETTSTTLRYLLMVLTEHQAVQAKVHEEIDRVVGQERTPAMKDRPEMPYTEAVIHEIQRILDLVPLGLARRTRRDVELEGFTIPKGTTVYAVLGSALRDPKQFKTPYKFDPGHFLDENGNFKKNGADMPFSAGKRNCLGEGLARMELFLYTTTILQSFHVKHPPGVTQIDLTPKVSGFGQMPHEAELCFSPR; encoded by the exons ATGGATCTTTTGGGGGGAACCACAATCCTCTTGATCATCTGCCTGACCCTCTTGGTGACATGGAAGAAGTCTGCGGCCAAGAAGAAGAACTTGCCTCCGGGCCCAACACCTCTTCCGTTCCTTGGGAACGTCCTCCAGGTGATCTCAAATAATCTCCCCGAACGCCTAAGGAAG ATGAGTGAGATTTATGGGCCGGTATTCACGCTGTATTTTGGCACGGAACCAACTGTGATCGTCTGGGGTTATGATCTTGTGAAGAAGGTTCTCCTCGACAACGGGGACGACTTCCTCGACCGAGGCACCTTGCCATCCACGGACAAGATAAGCAATGGCCTCG GTGTTCTCGTGTCCAATGGGGAGCGTTGGCTCCAGATCCGGCGCTTCTCCCTCACGACCTTGAGGAACTttggaatggggaagaaaagcatCGAGGAACACATCCAGGAGGAGGCAGAGTACCTGATGAAGGCGCTTCGGGCCACCAAGG GTCGGCCCTTCAACCCAACCACCCTTTGCAGCAGCGCTACCTGCAACATCATCAGCCACATCCTCTTTGCAGACCGGTTCGATTACCAAGATGAGGACTATATCCAAATCCTGCGGCTGCTTACAGACGCCTTTGTGCTAGACAGCTCCTATGGAGGGCAG tTATATTACCTTATCCCCAAGCTCATGGACTTCTTGCCTGGTCCTCATAAAACTCTCTACAAAAACGTGTCCCACATAGAGATCTTTATAGCCCGGAAGATAGAGGAACACGAGAAAACCCTGGATCCCTCAAGTGTTCCTCGGGACTTTGTAGACTCTTTCCTCCTCAAAATGGAGCAG GAGAAGAataatcccaagacagaatttaCTAGAGAGAACCTCATGATTACCATTGCTGACCTCTTCTCGGCAGGAACAGAAACCACCAGCACCACCCTAAGATACCTCCTCATGGTCCTGACAGAACACCAAGCTGTCCAAG CAAAAGTCCACGAGGAGATCGACCGAGTGGTAGGACAAGAACGGACACCTGCCATGAAGGACCGCCCTGAGATGCCATATACAGAAGCTGTCATCCATGAAATCCAAAGAATTCTGGATCTTGTTCCCCTGGGTCTTGCCCGCCGGACAAGAAGGGATGTGGAACTGGAAGGTTTTACCATCCCAAAG GGCACCACTGTCTACGCGGTCTTGGGCTCTGCCTTGAGGGATCCCAAGCAATTCAAAACCCCCTACAAGTTTGACCCAGGGCATTTCCTGGATGAAAATGGGAACTTCAAGAAGAACGGAGCGGACATGCCTTTTTCCGCAG GGAAAAGGAACTGCCTGGGGGAAGGACTGGCTCGGATGGAACTCTTCCTCTACACCACCACCATCCTGCAGAGCTTCCACGTCAAGCATCCTCCGGGGGTCACCCAAATTGACCTCACTCCAAAAGTCAGCGGCTTCGGGCAGATGCCCCATGAAGCCGAGCTCTGCTTCTCTCCACGCTAA